From the genome of Trichocoleus sp. FACHB-46:
AAGAAAACACAGTACCATTCAGGGCGAATTGGTAAATGCAATCAACGCTGTAACTAAGCCTCAGAAGACTGCACTTGCTTTTCCAGAACTACGTTGTACTTTTGGTGGACGCTCTATTGTTCCTGATGTCGCCGTCTTTACTTGGGGGAGGATTCCCCTGGATGCTAGTGGGGAGATTGCCAACACCTTTGACACCCATCCCGACTGGACCATTGAAATTCTTTCCCCTGACCAAAGCCAAACTAGAGTGACGGGCAACATTCTGCATTGCCTCAATCATGGGACTCAACTAGGTTGGCTGATTGATCCAGCAGAGCGCTCTGTATTGGTTTATCCCCCTGGGCAGCAACCAGAACTATTGCAAGATCCGCAAGACTTACTGCTTACACCAAATTGGATTGCTGACTTGCACCTCACTATAGAAGATTTATTCGGTTGGCTGAAATTGGGAATTTAATGCCTTGTGTTTATTGAGGCTAGGGCATTCTCAATGTCTACTAATAGTTAAGGTTTGATGACTTGTGTTTCAAG
Proteins encoded in this window:
- a CDS encoding Uma2 family endonuclease; its protein translation is MVQIPTRALSLEEFLQQPETEPASEYINGQVIQKPMPQRKHSTIQGELVNAINAVTKPQKTALAFPELRCTFGGRSIVPDVAVFTWGRIPLDASGEIANTFDTHPDWTIEILSPDQSQTRVTGNILHCLNHGTQLGWLIDPAERSVLVYPPGQQPELLQDPQDLLLTPNWIADLHLTIEDLFGWLKLGI